A single window of Watersipora subatra chromosome 11, tzWatSuba1.1, whole genome shotgun sequence DNA harbors:
- the LOC137408780 gene encoding uncharacterized protein translates to MNKLLIITLLAVVVGLVASQNVRGNRRGGGQRRAQGGRASANSLQAGEKNLDAQEALLQKKQAKQARLDRRAARQERKKAKAAKAEAARLKAENAVNFETFEKEAEFNNLEAAASVDSGNKFGLQLFTNNHHKENAAISKSEGSQFASGTKLASENFLNTEFYDREEALVEDEFLDVDELSAAGTDEDLLNAKEASRVEHEQFIDAENAAQASGQFGETRSQGGGFFGSNNIFGSSPFGTFGSFKRR, encoded by the exons ATGAACAAGCTACTCATCATCACTCTTCTGGCAGTTGTCGTGGGTCTGGTTGCATCACAGAATGTAAGAGGAAACAGGAGAGGGGGCGGGCAGAGACGAGCGCAAGGAGGAAGAGCCTCAGCTAACTCATTGCAGGCCGGAGAGAAAAATCTGGACGCACAAGAAGCTCTATTGCAGAAGAAACAGGCTAAGCAAGCG AGGTTGGACCGAAGAGCAGCTCGACAAGAAAGAAAGAAAGCAAAAGCAGCAAAAGCGGAGGCAGCAAGGCTAAAAGCGGAGAATGCTGTCAACtttgaaacttttgaaaaagAGGCTGAGTTTAATAACTTAGAGGCGGCAGCAAGTGTTGACAGCGGTAATAAATTTG GCCTGCAGCTCTTCACCAACAACCACCACAAAGAAAATGCTGCCATTAGTAAAAGTGAAGGCAGCCAGTTTGCTTCAGGCACAAAACTAGCTTCAGAAAACTTTCTTAACACTGAATTCTACGATAGAGAAGAAGCTCTAGTAGAGGATGAGTTTCTTGATGTCGATGAGCTCAGTGCTGCC GGAACTGATGAAGACTTGCTTAATGCCAAGGAGGCTAGCAGAGTCGAGCATGAACAGTTTATTGATGCCGAGAACGCCGCCCAAGCAAGTGGTCAGTTTGGTGAAACACGCAGTCAAGGTGGCGGTTTCTTTGGCAGCAACAACATTTTTGGTAGCAGCCCATTTGGAACGTTTGGTTCCTTCAAGAGGAGATAA
- the LOC137408609 gene encoding uncharacterized protein — MNKLFLLSLLVVCAAVVAGARGKKRRQSVEENLEAFEDIGNAVETAGRRGKKGRRQNSGIAVDVEAIVENAEIEGTANLGGRSRRLRNGRGDFTTTEFFSTTTPYVPTTRMPLRRRGNGIQGGQRVLNRRTGAGGAGEEVGGFQGAVAQSSLKAGEKNLDALQALLQKKQARQERINAKAEKKARRKEAARTAAGERLAASKAVDFETYEQAEDFHDLTAEASKDIQNDFALQIMSSNSHKEDAAISESSGSSYASGTALQLEESVDAEKFAEEEVLSESESVDNELLDAEQTSEDLLNAQEASKVENEATIDAQNFQQASHGFRESDDFFGSQGIGSNANPFGGSGNIFGNNAFGSPFNRK; from the exons ATGAACAAGCTTTTCCTTTTGTCACTTCTGGTAGTCTGCGCAGCCGTGGTAGCTGGAGCAAGAGGCAAAAAGAGGAGGCAAAGCGTTGAAGAGAACTTGGAAGCATTTGAAGATATTGGAAATGCTGTCGAAACAGCTGGTAGACGTGGAAAAAAAGGTAGAAGACAAAACTCTGGCATCGCAGTCGACGTTGAGGCGATTGTCGAAAATGCAGAGATTGAAGGGACTGCCAACCTCGGTGGTAGGAGCAGACGCCTCAGGAATGGTAGAGGGGACTTTACAACCACAGAATTTTTCAGCACAACAACTCCGTACGTTCCAACTACAAGGATGCCATTAAGACGACGAGGAAATGGCATTCAGGGAGGTCAACGAGTGTTGAATCGCAGGACTGGTGCCGGAGGGGCAGGAGAAGAAGTTGGTGGTTTTCAAGGCGCTGTTGCACAGAGCTCTTTAAAAGCTGGAGAAAAGAACCTTGATGCTCTCCAAGCCTTGCTACAGAAaaagcaagctagacaagag AGAATCAATGCAAAAGCAGAGAAGAAAGCTAGAAGGAAGGAAGCTGCGAGAACCGCTGCCGGAGAAAGACTGGCAGCAAGCAAAGCAGTTGATTTCGAAACTTATGAACAAGCAGAAGACTTCCATGATCTTACAGCAGAAGCAAGCAAAGACATCCAGAACGATTTTG CCCTACAGATCATGAGCAGCAACAGCCACAAAGAAGATGCAGCTATCAGTGAGAGCAGCGGTTCAAGCTACGCCTCAGGAACGGCTCTACAACTTGAGGAGTCTGTTGATGCTGAAAAATTTGCTGAGGAGGAGGTGCTGAGCGAGAGCGAGTCTGTTGACAACGAGCTATTAGATGCTGAG CAAACATCTGAGGACCTTCTGAATGCGCAGGAAGCTTCTAAAGTGGAGAATGAGGCTACGATAGACGCTCAAAATTTCCAGCAGGCTTCTCATGGATTTCGTGAATCAGATGACTTCTTTGGAAGCCAAGGAATTGGAAGTAACGCTAACCCTTTCGGTGGCAGCGGCAACATCTTCGGAAATAACGCATTTGGTTCGCCTTTTAACAGAAAGTAA